In a genomic window of Arvicanthis niloticus isolate mArvNil1 chromosome 8, mArvNil1.pat.X, whole genome shotgun sequence:
- the Ilf3 gene encoding interleukin enhancer-binding factor 3 isoform X10, with translation MALYHHHFITRRRRRPMRIFVNDDRHVMAKHSSVYPTQEELEAVQNMVSHTERALKAVSDWIDEQEKGNSELSEAENMDTPPDDESKEGAGEQKAEHMTRTLRGVMRVGLVAKGLLLKGDLDLELVLLCKEKPTTALLDKVADNLAIQLTTVTEDKYEILQSVDDAAIVIKNTKEPPLSLTIHLTSPVVREEMEKVLAGETLSVNDPPDVLDRQKCLAALASLRHAKWFQARANGLKSCVIVIRVLRDLCTRVPTWGPLRGWPLELLCEKSIGTANRPMGAGEALRRVLECLASGIVMPDGSGIYDPCEKEATDAIGHLDRQQREDITQSAQHALRLAAFGQLHKVLGMDPLPSKMPKKPKNENPVDYTVQIPPSTTYAITPMKRPMEEDGEEKSPSKKKKKIQKKEEKAEPPQAMNALMRLNQLKPGLQYKLISQTGPVHAPIFTMSVEVDGSTFEASGPSKKTAKLHVAVKVLQDMGLPTGAEGRDSSKGEDSAEESDGKPAVVAPPPVVEAVSNPSSVFPSDATTEGPILTKHGKNPVMELNEKRRGLKYELISETGGSHDKRFVMEVEVDGQKFQGAGSNKKVAKAYAALAALEKLFPDAPLALEANKKKRTPVPVRGGPKFAAKPHNPGFGMGGPMHNEVPPPPNIRGRGRGGNIRGRGRGRGFGGTNHGGGYMNAGAGYGSYGYSSNSATAGYSDFFTDCYGYHDFGAS, from the exons atg GCATTGTATCATCATCACTTCAtcacaagaagaagaagg CGTCCCATGAGAATTTTTGTGAATGATGACCGCCATGTGATGGCGAAGCATTCTTCAGTGTACCCAACACAAGAGGAGCTGGAGGCCGTACAGAACATGGTGTCCCACACTGAGCGGGCCCTcaaggctgtctctgactggattgATGAGCAGGAGAAAGGCAACAGCGAGCTCTCTGAGGCAGAAAATATGGACACGCCCCCAGATGATGAGAGCAAAGAAGGGGCTGG GGAACAGAAGGCGGAACACATGACTAGGACCCTGAGGGGCGTGATGCGGGTCGGCCTGGTAGCCAAGGGTCTTCTGCTCAAGGGGGACTTGGATCTGGAGCTGGTTCTGCTCTGTAAGGAGAAGCCCACAACTGCCCTTCTGGACAAGGTGGCTGACAACCTGGCCATCCAGCTCACT acTGTAACAGAAGACAAGTATGAAATACTCCAGTCTGTGGATGATGCTGCGATTGtgataaaaaacacaaaagagcCCCCCTTGTCCTTGACCATCCATCTGACCTCCCCTGTTGtcagagaagaaatggagaaagtatTAGCTGGAG AAACGCTATCAGTCAACGACCCCCCGGATGTTCTGGACAGGCAGAAATGCCTTGCTGCCTTGGCGTCCCTCCGACACGCCAAGTGGTTCCAG GCCAGAGCCAATGGGCTGAAGTCATGTGTCATTGTCATCCGTGTCCTAAGGGACCTGTGTACTCGAGTACCCACCTGGGGTCCCCTCAGAGGATGG CCTCTGGAGCTGCTGTGTGAGAAGTCCATCGGCACTGCCAATAGGCCAATGGGTGCCGGTGAAGCCCTGCGGAGAGTGCTGGAGTGCCTGGCATCCGGCATCGTAATGCCAG ATGGTTCTGGCATTTATGACCCTTGTGAAAAAGAAGCCACTGATGCTATTGGGCATCTAGACAGACAGCAACGGGAAGATATCACACAGAGTGCGCAG CATGCTCTGCGGCTTGCTGCCTTTGGTCAACTCCATAAAGTATTGGGAATGGACCCACTGCCTTCCAAAATGCCCAAGAAACCAAAGAACGAGAACCCGGTGGACTACACTG TTCAAATCCCCCCCAGCACCACCTACGCCATCACACCCATGAAACGCCCCAtggaagaggatggggaggagaagtCTcccagcaaaaagaaaaagaagatccaGAAGAAAG AGGAGAAGGCTGAGCCTCCCCAAGCTATGAATGCCCTGATGAGGTTAAACCAGCTGAAGCCAGGGCTGCAGTACAAGCTGATCTCCCAGACGGGTCCTGTTCATGCTCCCATCTTCACCATGTCTGTGGAGGTAGACGGTAGTACCTTTGAGGCCTCCGGGCCATCTAAGAAGACCGCCAAGCTCCATGTGGCCGTGAAG GTGTTACAGGACATGGGCTTGCCAACAGGCGCTGAAGGCCGAGACTCCAGCAAGGGGGAGGACTCTGCTGAGGAGTCAGATGGGAAGCCAGCAGTAGTGGCCCCACCCCCTGTGGTGGAAGCTGTCTCCAACCCCAGTTCTGTCTTCCCTTCAGATGCCACTACTGAG GGGCCGATTTTGACTAAGCATGGCAAGAACCCTGTTATGGAGCTTAATGAGAAGAGACGTGGCCTCAAATATGAGCTCATCTCTGAGACAGGGGGCAGTCACGACAAACGGTTTGTTATGGAG GTTGAGGTGGACGGACAGAAGTTTCAAGGTGCTGGTTCAAACAAAAAGGTGGCAAAGGCTTATGCTGCACTGGCTGCATTAGAAAAGCTTTTCCCTGATGCCCCTCTTGCTCTTGAagccaacaaaaagaaaagaaccccTGTACCTGTCCGAGGTGGACCCAAATTTGCTGCCAAG CCACACAACCCTGGCTTTGGCATGGGAGGCCCTATGCATAATGAAgtgcccccacctcccaacaTCCGAGGTCGGGGCCGAGGAGGTAACATCCGAGGTCGAGGACGGGGGCGAGGATTTGGTGGCACCAACCATGGAGGAGGCTACATGAATGCTG GTGCTGGATATGGAAGCTATGGGTACAGCAGCAATTCGGCCACAGCAGGCTACA GTGACTTTTTCACAGACTGCTACGGCTATCATGATTTTGGGGCTTCCTAG
- the Ilf3 gene encoding interleukin enhancer-binding factor 3 isoform X7, which yields MALYHHHFITRRRRRPMRIFVNDDRHVMAKHSSVYPTQEELEAVQNMVSHTERALKAVSDWIDEQEKGNSELSEAENMDTPPDDESKEGAGEQKAEHMTRTLRGVMRVGLVAKGLLLKGDLDLELVLLCKEKPTTALLDKVADNLAIQLTTVTEDKYEILQSVDDAAIVIKNTKEPPLSLTIHLTSPVVREEMEKVLAGETLSVNDPPDVLDRQKCLAALASLRHAKWFQARANGLKSCVIVIRVLRDLCTRVPTWGPLRGWPLELLCEKSIGTANRPMGAGEALRRVLECLASGIVMPDGSGIYDPCEKEATDAIGHLDRQQREDITQSAQHALRLAAFGQLHKVLGMDPLPSKMPKKPKNENPVDYTVQIPPSTTYAITPMKRPMEEDGEEKSPSKKKKKIQKKEEKAEPPQAMNALMRLNQLKPGLQYKLISQTGPVHAPIFTMSVEVDGSTFEASGPSKKTAKLHVAVKVLQDMGLPTGAEGRDSSKGEDSAEESDGKPAVVAPPPVVEAVSNPSSVFPSDATTEGVKQQGPILTKHGKNPVMELNEKRRGLKYELISETGGSHDKRFVMEVEVDGQKFQGAGSNKKVAKAYAALAALEKLFPDAPLALEANKKKRTPVPVRGGPKFAAKPHNPGFGMGGPMHNEVPPPPNIRGRGRGGNIRGRGRGRGFGGTNHGGGYMNAGAGYGSYGYSSNSATAGYRGYSSQSNYSSPGSSQSYSGPASSYQSSQGGYSRNTEHSMNYQYR from the exons atg GCATTGTATCATCATCACTTCAtcacaagaagaagaagg CGTCCCATGAGAATTTTTGTGAATGATGACCGCCATGTGATGGCGAAGCATTCTTCAGTGTACCCAACACAAGAGGAGCTGGAGGCCGTACAGAACATGGTGTCCCACACTGAGCGGGCCCTcaaggctgtctctgactggattgATGAGCAGGAGAAAGGCAACAGCGAGCTCTCTGAGGCAGAAAATATGGACACGCCCCCAGATGATGAGAGCAAAGAAGGGGCTGG GGAACAGAAGGCGGAACACATGACTAGGACCCTGAGGGGCGTGATGCGGGTCGGCCTGGTAGCCAAGGGTCTTCTGCTCAAGGGGGACTTGGATCTGGAGCTGGTTCTGCTCTGTAAGGAGAAGCCCACAACTGCCCTTCTGGACAAGGTGGCTGACAACCTGGCCATCCAGCTCACT acTGTAACAGAAGACAAGTATGAAATACTCCAGTCTGTGGATGATGCTGCGATTGtgataaaaaacacaaaagagcCCCCCTTGTCCTTGACCATCCATCTGACCTCCCCTGTTGtcagagaagaaatggagaaagtatTAGCTGGAG AAACGCTATCAGTCAACGACCCCCCGGATGTTCTGGACAGGCAGAAATGCCTTGCTGCCTTGGCGTCCCTCCGACACGCCAAGTGGTTCCAG GCCAGAGCCAATGGGCTGAAGTCATGTGTCATTGTCATCCGTGTCCTAAGGGACCTGTGTACTCGAGTACCCACCTGGGGTCCCCTCAGAGGATGG CCTCTGGAGCTGCTGTGTGAGAAGTCCATCGGCACTGCCAATAGGCCAATGGGTGCCGGTGAAGCCCTGCGGAGAGTGCTGGAGTGCCTGGCATCCGGCATCGTAATGCCAG ATGGTTCTGGCATTTATGACCCTTGTGAAAAAGAAGCCACTGATGCTATTGGGCATCTAGACAGACAGCAACGGGAAGATATCACACAGAGTGCGCAG CATGCTCTGCGGCTTGCTGCCTTTGGTCAACTCCATAAAGTATTGGGAATGGACCCACTGCCTTCCAAAATGCCCAAGAAACCAAAGAACGAGAACCCGGTGGACTACACTG TTCAAATCCCCCCCAGCACCACCTACGCCATCACACCCATGAAACGCCCCAtggaagaggatggggaggagaagtCTcccagcaaaaagaaaaagaagatccaGAAGAAAG AGGAGAAGGCTGAGCCTCCCCAAGCTATGAATGCCCTGATGAGGTTAAACCAGCTGAAGCCAGGGCTGCAGTACAAGCTGATCTCCCAGACGGGTCCTGTTCATGCTCCCATCTTCACCATGTCTGTGGAGGTAGACGGTAGTACCTTTGAGGCCTCCGGGCCATCTAAGAAGACCGCCAAGCTCCATGTGGCCGTGAAG GTGTTACAGGACATGGGCTTGCCAACAGGCGCTGAAGGCCGAGACTCCAGCAAGGGGGAGGACTCTGCTGAGGAGTCAGATGGGAAGCCAGCAGTAGTGGCCCCACCCCCTGTGGTGGAAGCTGTCTCCAACCCCAGTTCTGTCTTCCCTTCAGATGCCACTACTGAG GGCGTCAAACAGCAGGGGCCGATTTTGACTAAGCATGGCAAGAACCCTGTTATGGAGCTTAATGAGAAGAGACGTGGCCTCAAATATGAGCTCATCTCTGAGACAGGGGGCAGTCACGACAAACGGTTTGTTATGGAG GTTGAGGTGGACGGACAGAAGTTTCAAGGTGCTGGTTCAAACAAAAAGGTGGCAAAGGCTTATGCTGCACTGGCTGCATTAGAAAAGCTTTTCCCTGATGCCCCTCTTGCTCTTGAagccaacaaaaagaaaagaaccccTGTACCTGTCCGAGGTGGACCCAAATTTGCTGCCAAG CCACACAACCCTGGCTTTGGCATGGGAGGCCCTATGCATAATGAAgtgcccccacctcccaacaTCCGAGGTCGGGGCCGAGGAGGTAACATCCGAGGTCGAGGACGGGGGCGAGGATTTGGTGGCACCAACCATGGAGGAGGCTACATGAATGCTG GTGCTGGATATGGAAGCTATGGGTACAGCAGCAATTCGGCCACAGCAGGCTACA